One genomic segment of Ictalurus punctatus breed USDA103 chromosome 12, Coco_2.0, whole genome shotgun sequence includes these proteins:
- the tmem220 gene encoding transmembrane protein 220: MANEKIVQFNLTLWRICNFIMSGFFSLAAYVQINDPDASLWMVGYAIPAGLCFLISCRPQITETLAWRRVADLHVMMATAFGALLGWSLYKHGVTHIFHQEEGREFSGLMLMVMWLLMCRHSGRGGVGALRLCTAVVITAFPIITWIYYYIHKELRADWPSHCTTTL, from the exons ATGGCGAATGAGAAGATTGTGCAGTTTAATCTGACTTTGTGGAGAATTTGTAACTTTATAATGTCTGGGTTTTTCTCTTTAGCTGCTTATGTTCAG ATAAACGACCCTGATGCCAGCCTGTGGATG GTCGGCTATGCTATACCTGCTGGCCTGTGCTTTTTAATCAGCTGTCGGCCACAAATAACAG agaCACTGGCATGGAGGAGAGTTGCTGATCTGCACGTGATGATGGCGACAGCGTTTGGTGCTCTGCTGGGCTGGAGTCTGTATAAACACGGGGTTACACACATCTTCCACCAGGAGGAGGGCAG GGAGTTTAGTGGCCTGATGCTGATGGTGATGTGGCTGCTCATGTGTCGACACTCAGGACG CGGTGGTGTTGGAGCTCTGAGACTGTGCACTGCTGTGGTCATCACCGCCTTCCCCATCATCACATGGATCTATTACTACATCCATAAAGAGCTGAGAGCCGACTGGCCCTCACACTGCACcactacactgtaa
- the mrps7 gene encoding 28S ribosomal protein S7, mitochondrial — translation MAASIVKLLAPWTPRLCPVRWTRYNPYYLEPEPRKEVYSIPESELSPEQKEEKELKTLRPIKAAKNSATSSQFDDPMISKFVNMIMQDGNKVLARGIMTQTLEAMKRRQVERYHRSSPAEKEAIECNPYAIFHQAIENCKPIIGLASIQKGGRNYQVPVPLTDKRRRFLAMKWMITECRDNKHRRTLMYEKLSQELLAAFNNEGNVIKRKHDLHKMAEANRAYAHYRWW, via the exons ATGGCGGCCTCCATCGTGAAGCTTTTAGCACCTTGGACGCCCAG GTTGTGTCCGGTTCGGTGGACTCGGTATAACCCGTACTACCTAGAACCCGAGCCTCGTAAGGAAGTGTACTCCATCCCTGAGTCAGAGCTCAGTCCTGAGCAGAAGGAGGAAAAGGAGCTGAAAACCCTGAGACCCATCAAAGCAGCCAAGAACAGTGCCACCAGCTCGCAGTTCGACGATCCAATGATCAG CAAGTTCGTTAACATGATCATGCAAGATGGCAACAAAGTCCTGGCACGAGGGATCATGACCCAG ACTCTGGAAGCAATGAAGAGGAGGCAGGTGGAGAGGTACCACCGCTCTTCGCCAGCCGAGAAGGAGGCCATCGAGTGTAACCCGTACGCCATCTTCCACCAGGCCATAGAAAACTGCAAACCCATCATCGGCCTGGCCAGCATTCAGAAAGGCGGCAGGAACTACCAG GTTCCTGTTCCTCTAACGGATAAGCGTCGCCGTTTCCTGGCCATGAAGTGGATGATCACAGAGTGCAGAGACAACAAACACCGGCGCACACTCATGTACGAGAAACTctcacaggagctcctcgctgCTTTCAACAACGAGGGCAACGTCATTAAACGCAAACACGACTTGCACAAGATGGCTGAAGCCAACCGGGCATACGCACACTACCGCTGGTGGTAA